From the Candidatus Bathyarchaeota archaeon genome, one window contains:
- a CDS encoding arginine--tRNA ligase, protein MTSQNPFAEFRCECQSVLKQALNRELPQVQVENLPLSKPSNPNFGQLASSVCFELAKKLKQKPADLANKVSNAVDLTEFKLISKVAQAGGYVNFYVDFAKFTALTIESISELGDEYGFVKTDAPKRTIVEHTSVNPLHPIHIGQARNPMLGDAIARILTRRGHNVSRHYYVDDVGRQSSVIAYGYAKLGKPEPTEKVDLYIGKIYTLTSCLVEINRLKRQLTQTTEDSDKTAKLNKELSEWTSIAAELQQKHPELFAALAEKIGEDQNPEEEINKLNRAYEKGEAQAKALVREVSDMCLEGFRQTQSRVEVFYDSWDWESDFVWSNQVGDVLGRLQETAFVYSEDGVLEFDAQKVVETLDLRGKLGLREDHEITPLTLVRGDGTTLYTTRDVAYTLWKFSQAQKVINVIGMEQSLAQLQLKIALYALGYGDWAENFVHFAYNLVTLPGYKMSSRRGHYITFDEVLDEAVERAFQEVSKRSPQLTEEEKREIANFVGTGAVRYALVDVDPGKPVVFTWDRVLNFETNSAPYVQYTHARACSILRKAPQQDKTADCSLLQEKLETELVLTLASFPDVFIEAAEYLKPNTIADYSNALADKFNTLYNALPVIKAATPELAQSRLQLTQAIKTVLSNALNLIGITAPEKM, encoded by the coding sequence GTGACTTCACAAAATCCTTTTGCTGAGTTTCGCTGTGAATGCCAAAGTGTGCTTAAGCAAGCGTTGAACAGGGAACTTCCCCAAGTACAAGTAGAAAACCTGCCACTAAGCAAACCGTCCAACCCAAACTTTGGGCAACTCGCTTCGTCAGTATGCTTTGAGTTGGCAAAAAAACTCAAACAAAAACCCGCTGACCTTGCCAACAAAGTCTCAAACGCAGTTGACCTCACAGAGTTCAAACTAATCTCTAAAGTCGCGCAGGCAGGCGGCTACGTCAACTTTTACGTGGATTTTGCCAAATTCACCGCCTTAACCATAGAGTCCATCTCTGAGTTGGGGGACGAGTACGGGTTTGTCAAAACAGACGCGCCTAAGCGCACTATCGTGGAGCACACAAGCGTTAACCCGCTGCATCCCATCCACATCGGGCAAGCACGCAACCCCATGCTCGGAGACGCCATCGCACGAATCCTAACACGCCGAGGACACAACGTTTCAAGACACTACTACGTGGATGACGTGGGAAGGCAAAGCAGCGTTATCGCTTACGGATACGCCAAACTAGGCAAACCCGAGCCCACCGAAAAAGTTGACCTCTACATCGGTAAAATCTACACGTTAACCAGCTGCCTAGTCGAAATCAACAGGTTAAAACGCCAACTCACCCAAACCACAGAAGACAGTGATAAAACCGCCAAGCTCAACAAGGAACTCTCGGAGTGGACATCCATAGCCGCTGAACTGCAACAAAAGCACCCTGAGCTGTTTGCGGCGTTGGCAGAAAAAATCGGCGAAGACCAAAACCCAGAAGAAGAAATCAACAAGCTAAATCGTGCCTACGAGAAAGGCGAAGCGCAAGCTAAAGCGTTAGTTCGTGAAGTCAGCGACATGTGCCTGGAAGGTTTTAGACAGACGCAATCGCGCGTGGAGGTGTTTTATGATTCGTGGGATTGGGAGAGCGATTTTGTGTGGAGCAACCAAGTTGGCGACGTGCTGGGTAGGCTTCAGGAAACCGCGTTTGTCTACAGTGAAGATGGCGTGTTAGAGTTTGACGCCCAAAAAGTTGTGGAAACGTTGGATTTGCGGGGGAAGCTGGGTTTGCGTGAAGACCACGAAATCACGCCGTTAACGCTTGTGCGCGGTGATGGAACTACCCTTTACACGACACGCGACGTTGCGTATACGCTGTGGAAGTTTAGCCAAGCCCAAAAAGTCATCAACGTAATTGGCATGGAGCAGTCTCTTGCACAGCTGCAGCTAAAAATCGCGCTCTACGCCCTAGGCTATGGTGATTGGGCAGAGAATTTTGTGCATTTCGCTTACAATTTAGTTACGCTGCCAGGTTACAAGATGAGCAGCCGCCGAGGACACTACATAACTTTTGATGAGGTCTTGGATGAAGCCGTGGAGAGAGCCTTCCAAGAAGTCTCCAAACGCTCGCCCCAGCTAACCGAGGAGGAAAAGCGGGAAATCGCCAATTTCGTAGGCACAGGCGCCGTACGCTACGCCCTAGTCGATGTTGACCCAGGCAAACCTGTGGTTTTTACTTGGGACCGCGTGCTCAATTTCGAAACAAACAGCGCCCCATACGTGCAGTACACCCACGCCCGCGCCTGCAGCATCCTACGAAAAGCCCCCCAACAAGACAAAACCGCAGACTGCAGTTTGCTGCAAGAAAAACTTGAAACCGAACTCGTCCTCACATTAGCCAGCTTCCCCGACGTCTTCATAGAAGCCGCCGAGTACCTCAAACCCAACACAATAGCCGACTACTCAAACGCCCTCGCCGACAAATTCAACACCCTCTACAACGCCCTCCCCGTCATAAAAGCAGCCACACCAGAACTTGCCCAATCCCGCCTCCAACTCACCCAAGCCATCAAAACCGTCCTCAGCAACGCCCTCAACCTAATCGGAATCACCGCACCCGAAAAAATGTAA